A window of Vicinamibacteria bacterium genomic DNA:
CCCGGGCTTCGCGGGCTCCCCTTCTTGGACTCGACCTCCATCATGGAGCTGGAGGCCGTCCCCGATCACCTGCTGGTGCTGGGTGGAGGCTATGTCGGCCTCGAGTTCGGACAGATGTTCCGGCGATTCGGGAGCCGGGTTACGGTGATCCATCGCGGCCCCAGTCTGCTGTGCCGTGAGGACCCCGACGTGGCGGAGGAAGTGGCCCGGATCCTTCGGGAGGACGGCCTCGAGGTGATCCTGGAAGCCGAGGCGCGCGAGGTCCAGGCCGCCCCCGGGGGGTGCCAGCTGCGCCTGGGCACGCCTCAGGGGGAGCGGACGGTCACTGGATCGCACCTGCTGGTGGCCACGGGGCGCGTGCCCAACACGGAGGAACTGAACCTGGCCGCGGCCGGGATCGAGACGGAACCGGGCGGCTTCATCCGGGTCGACGAGCGCCTGGAGACGACAGCTAAGGGCGTCTACGCGCTGGGCGACGTGAAGGGCGGGCCCGCCTTCACCCACATCGCCTACGACGACTTCCGCATTGCGCGCACCAACCTCCTGGAGGAGGGGCATGCGACCACGGCGGGTCGCCTCGTCCCCTACACCGTCTTCCTCGACCCCCAGCTTGGGCGCGTGGGCCTCTCGGAGACCGAGGCGCGCGCTCGAGGTCACCGCGTCCGGGTGGCCCGGCTGCCCATGAGCAAGGTCGCCCGTGCCCTCGAGGTCGACGAGACGCGGGGCTTCATGAAGGCGGTGGTGGAGGCGGACAGCGGACGGATCCTGGGCGCGGCCATCCTGGGCGTGGAAGGGGGCGAGGTGATGTCGGTCGTGCAGATGGCGATGATGGGCGGGCTGCCCTATACCGTCCTGCGGGAGGCGG
This region includes:
- a CDS encoding mercuric reductase produces the protein MATTARYDAIVIGAGQAGVPLARALSGAGRRTALVEQDQVGGTCINVGCTPTKTMVASARVAYLARRGSNYGVRTGNVEVDLLRVRQRKRDLVATFRSGTRHRLESTSGLDLLEGRARFLDPRRLEVHLAEGSVRTLTADLIFINSGARPAVPALPGLRGLPFLDSTSIMELEAVPDHLLVLGGGYVGLEFGQMFRRFGSRVTVIHRGPSLLCREDPDVAEEVARILREDGLEVILEAEAREVQAAPGGCQLRLGTPQGERTVTGSHLLVATGRVPNTEELNLAAAGIETEPGGFIRVDERLETTAKGVYALGDVKGGPAFTHIAYDDFRIARTNLLEEGHATTAGRLVPYTVFLDPQLGRVGLSETEARARGHRVRVARLPMSKVARALEVDETRGFMKAVVEADSGRILGAAILGVEGGEVMSVVQMAMMGGLPYTVLREAVFAHPTLAESLNNLFMAMDAA